aaataaaataaatagaatagatatgtacaagtaaaataaataaatagagtaataaatatgtacaaacatatatacatatatacaggtgctggggggaagggagtcGAGTCGAGAGTCGAGGTTCAGAGagcaggttgtcattagaggagtgaagtttgcggggtgggaagcagcgtggctcgggggaaagagcccgggctttggagtcagaggtcgtgggttttgaatcccgactccgccacatgtctgctgtgtgacctggggcaggtcacttaacttctctgagcctcagttccctcctctgtaaaatggggattaagactgtgagccccacgtgggacaacttgatcaccttgtatccccccaacagcgcttagaacagtgctctgcacatagtaagcgcttaacaaatgccatcatcattattattattattagcacagcagcaaggtgaggtaggattatATGTATATTATGTGAATCTGCATAcacacttccccctctccccctcaccacatACATGTATAAGGCTGTAAGTCCATGAAGCCTAGGAAGTAGAGAATTGGCATGGAAGACAGAACTCCATGAATCCAGAACGACTTCAGAGGTCCCCAGGGGACTCTGTTTTAGATGCCCAGGGGACCAAGAAGGAAGGACCCTAATCAGACctggctccttgtgagcagggaccatgtttaccaactgtcttgtattgtactctcttgtgtggtttagtggtaagagcccgggctcgggagtcagaggtcgtgggttctaattccacctccaccactcatcagctgtgttactctggacaagtcgcttaacttctctgtgcctcagttacctcatctgtaaaatggggattaagactgtgagccccacgtgggacaacctgatgaccgtgtatctaccccagtgcgtagaacagtgcttggcacatagtaaacacttaacaaataccaacattattactattattattaacactcaataaatagcactgattgatggattgccaaAGCTCTCTGTCACCCGTCACCCAGGGATGGGTTCAGGAATCGGCACGATGAGAGAAATTAACAAAATTTACAAAATTTATCCCACgcggtgaattgaacttccctttgggGAGGGatataattatttaattgttCGGACATGGCCAACTGAACCTCCCTTTCGGTAGAGCTATAATTTAATTACTTAGGCGTGGCGAAGTGAACTTCCCTTCTGGAAGGAATTCTCAtatatgtgagccccccatgggacaacccgatcaccttgtaacctcctcagcgcttagaacagtgctttgcgcatagtaagcgcttactaaatgccatcattattatatatgtcaCCCGCCCCTAGCTGCCGTCCACAAATGCTTCCCACTCGGGACTTATGTGTTAGTCGCCCATAGCCAAGCATCAAGGTGCAGCCCATGAGCACTCAGGGAAACCCCCATCCATCTCGTGGACCCTCGCTTTAGCACTCTGATTCCAGAGACAGAGCGGATTATTTGACGGTCTGGGCAGGGATGACAACCGAGTAGCAGCTGCAGGCCTCAATCCTCCGCTTCGCAGAACGTCGGAGTGGgcaggtgttcaatcaatcaatcaatcgtatttattgagcacttactgtgtgcagagcactgcactaagcgcttggtaagaacaaattggcaacatgtagagacagtccctacccaacagtgggctcacagtctaaaaggtgttcACCACCAGCTTCCCGCCTTCTGCTTGTCCGATCTCTGGCCTTCCCTCCTCTACACcttatttgattggcacgggggcgagggaaaAGACTCTCAAGGCTCTTGGGCTCTCAAGAGTAAACTAAGCTTCCGAGCAGGTGGATAGTCAGTGTAGCAGAATGTAATCTATCTGGCAGTCCTTGATTCCTGTggtgactagattgtaagctagacTCTAGACTGAAGCCCCCCTCTGGACCATggactctttctgggcagggaatgtgtcttccaactttgttgtattgtactctcttggcGCAGAACTCAATCTTGGTTCCCCCCacactcctttagactgtgagcccattgttgggtagggactgtctctatatgttgataacttgtacttcccaagcgcttagtacagtgctctgcacacagtaagcgctcaataaatacgatcgaatgaatgaatgaatgaatacctacttCCACACTCCACGCTCCTGGCCTGCCCCTCCCGTTTTCCGGATggagaaacagaggctcagagaggctacttgaagtcacccagcaggccaggggcagagctggaactagaacccaggactctagCCTCAAATTcacgcgggctctttccattagacagtGCTATCTCCATGTCTGACTCTGTCAGCTCCATCTTggtcaatcagggaaggttttgggaggaggtgggctgggatgtttggtgaaggaggagagagggtaaACGGCCGTGATGTCAGAGATTCATAGGGGTGGATGGGGTTCACTGTCCAGACCAGGTGATCCGGAACATCTAGCCTAgattagggaggcagcatggcctggtgggaagagtttGGAGTCGGGAATCTGCGATCAGGAGaggtgatttctaatcccagctctgccactggtcttctgcgtgacctagggcgagtcactttacttctctgggtctcagtttctataaaatgtggatgaaatacttgttctcccttcccccatgtgggacagggactgcatctgccctaattgccttgcatctacccctagcgcttagtacagtgactggcagatagtaagcacagaCAAACACCACAACTGTTCTTATGACAAAGGCTCCTTCGTTCAAAAGGGTCCTTGCTGTCTTATCTCTGCCACCCCCGTGCGCTAATAAATCAATATTTGATTTCCAGTTCCAGGTGCAGTTCGTCCTGCGACGGTGGAGATAGattcccccattccccctcacGCCCCTCCCTGTGCTGTGATCTTCCAAGCTTTCCAAGTTTCCTCCTCTGAGGCCTCCTTCCCCGGTTTTGGATCGGGGCGTAACTCGGCCGAAGAAAGAGGCGACTTCCTCCCCGACTGCCGCGACCCTGAAGCTGGCTCTGCCTTCCACTTCCAAGACGGAATCGAGGATGAGATTAGGCCAGTGCTCAgacgtttagtccagtgttctgcacacagtaagtgctggatgAATCCCATCGATCGATTGACAAGAGAGCACCCGGCCCCGTTGTACGGCATGGTCTCCagggactctcccaaggcctGAACGCCAACAGAGTGGATTAAGTCCTGGTATCTGGGAGAGGATCCCAAGTCCCACGCCCTCAGCCAGAGGcccctttattttttttattttttaagtgcttacgatgtgccaggcactgttctaagtgctggggtagatccaaactgattaggttgggcccagtccctgtcccacgtgggattcacaatcttaatccccattttgcagatgaggcccagagaagtgaagtgacttgcccaaggtcacatagcagacaagtggcggagccaggattagaatccgggtccttggGATCCCTAGGCCCGCGCTTAACCCGCTAGGCCACGCCATTCCCCGCCAACGGGAGAGACGAGCCCGGCGTTCCTGGGGTCCGGACGTCTGAATGGACCAAAGGTCTGGATGGACGTTGAATGCCTTCCCTCATTGGCGTTGGACAGCCCACCTCTGTGTCCGAGGCCCGGGGCTtgccctgggggcagggggaagggggcatgACGGGCCTCGCTGGCACCAACCCCTGGAACTCGACCGCCAACCAGGTTGGGGGGGGGCGTCATCCTCGGGACCCTCATCCTGGTGGTCATCGGGGGCAACGTGGTGGTCTGCTTGGCCGTGGGCCTTGACCGGAGGCTCCACAGCCCGACCAACTGCTTCACCGTGTCCCTGGCGGTGACGGACCTGCTGCTGGGCATCCTGGTGCTGCCCCTGTCCGCCATCTCGGAGCTGCGCCGGACCTGGCTCTTCAGCCGCACCCTCTGTGACATCCACACCAGCCTGGACGTCATGCTGTGCACGACCTCCATCCTCAACCTCTTCATGATCAGCCTGGACCGCTACTACGCCATCACCGCCCCCCTCCGCTATCCCGCGCTGGTCACGCCTTCCCGGGTGGGCACGGCCCTGGCAGGGATCTGGACCGTGtccctcctgttctccttcctgcccatCCACCTGGGCTGGAACGCCCAGGACGCCCCGACGGCCACctcctatcccccccagtgcAAACTGCAGGTCAACAAGGCCTACGGGCTGGTGGacgccctggtcaccttctacatCCCTCTGTTGGTCATGGGCACCACTTATTATCGCATCTTCAAGATCGCCCGCGAGCAAGCCAAGAGGATCAACCAGGCCAGGGGCTGGTGGCAGGGCCCTAGGCCTGGCTCGCCCGCCGCCAAGGAGCACAAAGCCACGGTCACGCTGGCGGCCGTGATGGGGACCTTCATCGTCTGCTGGTTCCCGTACTTCACCGTGTTCGTCTACCGGGGAGTGAAGGGGGACGAGGCCGTCGACAAGACCCTCGAGGCCGTGGTCCTGTGGCTCGGCTATGCCAACTCGGCCCTCAACCCCCTCCTGTATGCCGCCCTCAACAGAGACTTCCGCGCGGCCTACCGCCGCCTATTATCCTGCCACAGGGCCCGGACCTCAGCCCACCTCGAGTCCAgtggctggagggagaagaggtcacCCGGACTGCTGGTGAGAATTGAAGCGGAGACCTCACTCGGCCCGGGACCCCCAGACAGGTAATGTGgttcgggaggaggaggaggagggacatcgtatttatcgagagcttactagaTGTGGacaacagtactaagcacttgggaagggacaATACAACCATACAGCGGAGACAT
This sequence is a window from Tachyglossus aculeatus isolate mTacAcu1 chromosome X2, mTacAcu1.pri, whole genome shotgun sequence. Protein-coding genes within it:
- the HRH2 gene encoding histamine H2 receptor, with translation MAGSQVAGPNEHLSDCEEASASPGLEAAPKTSPGDHQPAAHPRSRVTKPFHQFQVTSFLGDPLRGAKNTPLLQPQFFKRLYFVSILLIFTPQPFLAFQVSSSEASFPGFGSGRNSAEERGDFLPDCRDPEAGSAFHFQDGIEDEIRLGGGVILGTLILVVIGGNVVVCLAVGLDRRLHSPTNCFTVSLAVTDLLLGILVLPLSAISELRRTWLFSRTLCDIHTSLDVMLCTTSILNLFMISLDRYYAITAPLRYPALVTPSRVGTALAGIWTVSLLFSFLPIHLGWNAQDAPTATSYPPQCKLQVNKAYGLVDALVTFYIPLLVMGTTYYRIFKIAREQAKRINQARGWWQGPRPGSPAAKEHKATVTLAAVMGTFIVCWFPYFTVFVYRGVKGDEAVDKTLEAVVLWLGYANSALNPLLYAALNRDFRAAYRRLLSCHRARTSAHLESSGWREKRSPGLLVRIEAETSLGPGPPDRKAVRPWAPAPDNILSCCKGWWRSDLPLQGTAKVPGAVISTTTTVTTATGEEGLLQPSCSHWPPSATARNPPGIPCPFPGTPDVVALSPPMP